A stretch of Monomorium pharaonis isolate MP-MQ-018 chromosome 7, ASM1337386v2, whole genome shotgun sequence DNA encodes these proteins:
- the LOC105830676 gene encoding LOW QUALITY PROTEIN: serum response factor-binding protein 1 (The sequence of the model RefSeq protein was modified relative to this genomic sequence to represent the inferred CDS: inserted 1 base in 1 codon), producing the protein MEKSEINNEFILLRHAVRQARVCIVNKLIKEAKLLRDRHGNEVQLEKSRRKADRLIAEVYALKTIKDDDISKFGILDERDLTKILQDQSSSNSVRIMARVTHYKTLQKRLTQFKEKFPDYKKHFTEKKKKKTTKSKDKXAAKTRKSKETNLQDKSSKKRKVDSDENIEQPHHSKDEEPCDSKLSEAKGNSYKRKRALNEDGTPSERQKLLKQKKDDTSEVTDKQSSIIKPSSITKEATVKRFTELLEEQESNRDTEMSVECQNPTSTRTEQAKVVDDFFIEGNDQSYQENKASTSYTRSHGHNTRAKAFRSNDRFKEQNVKHKNDTNFTKKQSGKQSFSTKFKKTSKINKNANKSNASENATVDKDKNASLHPSWLAKKKQRDIMSQGFQGKKTVFSDD; encoded by the exons TTTATTCTTCTGCGACACGCAGTTCGTCAGGCGAGAGTTTGTATTGTGAACAAACTCATCAAGGAGGCTAAACTCTTGCGGGATAGACATGGAAATGAGGTGCAACTGGAGAAGAGTAGAAGAAAGGCCGACAGGCTGATCGCCGAGGTTTACGCGCTGAAGACAATTAAGGACGAtgacatttcaaaatttggtaTCCTAGATGAAAGAGATCTGACTAAAATATTGCAAGATCAGTCTTCAAGTAATAGCGTTCGCATAATGGCGAGAGTCACGCATTATAAAACCTTGCAGAAAAGATTAACACAGTTTAAAGAGAAATTCCCAGATTATAAGAAGCATTTcacagagaaaaagaaaaagaagactaCAAAGTCAAAAGACA ATGCTGCAAAAACTAGAAAATCTAAAGAGACTAATCTTCAGGATAAAAGTTCAAAGAAACGAAAGGTTGATTCGGATGAAAACATTGAACAACCCCATCACTCTAAAGATGAGGAACCATGTGACAGCAAATTATCTGAAGCAAAGGGTAACTCGTATAAGCGCAAAAGGGCATTGAATGAAGATGGTACACCCTCtgaaagacaaaaattattaaaacagaaaaaagatGATACGTCAGAAGTCACAGATAAGCAATCGAGTATAATTAAACCATCTAGCATTACAAAAGAGGCCACAGTGAAGAGGTTTACCGAGCTGTTGGAGGAGCAAGAATCTAATAGAGACACAGAGATGTCTGTAGAATGTCAAAATCCTACAAGCACTAGGACTGAGCAAGCAAAAGTAGTTGACGACTTCTTCATTGAAGGGAATGATCAAtcttatcaagaaaataaagCCTCGACATCGTACACAAGATCTCATGGGCATAACACGCGAGCGAAAGCTTTCCGATCAAACGATCGATTTAAAGAACAAAATGTGAAACACAAAAACGATACTAACTTCACGAAAAAACAATCGGGTAAACAATCTTTCTCCACGAAATTCAAGAAAACAtctaagattaataaaaacgcAAACAAAAGTAACGCAAGTGAAAACGCGACTGTTGACAAAGACAAGAATGCCAGTTTACATCCTTCTTGGCTGGCTAAGAAAAAGCAGAGGGACATCATGAGTCAAGGATTCCAGGGCAAGAAGACTGTGTTTTCGGATGATTAA